The following proteins are co-located in the Solanum pennellii chromosome 1, SPENNV200 genome:
- the LOC107027622 gene encoding phospholipase A1 PLIP2, chloroplastic isoform X2 has product MDGLCLTGGGIQGMAGPIAIAGGAGGLDVRSTQFSTSAVGRSSMSVEKTSSCRNKSWGFSFRYPLRSFWSGGKGRYDAIAVDDAVLMEEKNEEKNENWVLKILHIRSLQKEKEVGEEKDGGVEDLGEKVEGEGGDDIEDDSEENIKHDDGDEEECDVCCVDDDEKFKFDRNSFSKLLRRVTLAEARLYAQMSYLGSLAYGIPQIKPENLLRNHGLRLVTSSCEKREQALKAEKEKAEAEDQEKKENEIAQTQGEERSTTISVEGNGKTSGNRISASTAYHIAASAASYLHSHTMSILPFKSSKTMPNKDSSETTVGCDDNIDAMNREVASFMVTSDSVTSVVAAKEEVKQAVADDLNSNHSSPCEWFVCDDDQSLTRFFVIQGSESLASWKANLLFEPVKFEGLDVMVHRGIYEAAKGMYAQMLPEVRSHLKSHGSRANFRFTGHSLGGSLSLLVNLMLFIRGEVPLSSLLPVITFGAPSIMCGGDRLLRRLGLPRSHVQAITMHRDIVPRAFSCNYPNHVAEFLKAINANFRNHQCLNNQKLLFAPMGEFLILQPDDKFSPNHDLLPSGSGLYLLNCPVSDSTEAEKQLQAAQSVFLNSPHPLEILSDRSAYGSGGTVQRDHDMTSYLKSVRNVIRHELNNIRKAKRKQRRRVWWPLVSPSGVNAGIVVRRYVESGSMGHGQMNFAGILQSGKESLKRFSTLVASQHMHLLVVLLFPARLLIVGTFSMFNFR; this is encoded by the exons ATGGATGGTCTTTGTTTGACAGGAGGAGGGATACAGGGTATGGCGGGGCCTATAGCCATTGCCGGTGGTGCCGGAGGTTTAGATGTACGTTCGACCCAGTTTAGTACATCGGCGGTTGGACGTTCGTCGATGTCTGTGGAAAAGACATCTTCTTGTAGGAATAAGTCATGGGGTTTTTCGTTTAGGTACCCACTTAGATCTTTTTGGTCTGGAGGTAAAGGAAGGTATGATGCTATAGCGGTGGACGACGCTGTTTTGATGGAGGAGAAGAATGAGGAGAAAAATGAGAATTGGGTATTGAAGATTTTGCATATTAGGTCTTTGCAGAAGGAGAAGGAGGTAGGGGAGGAGAAGGATGGGGGTGTTGAGGATCTGGGGGAAAAGGTGGAGGGAGAAGGTGGTGATGACATTGAAGATGATAGTGAAGAGAATATCAAGCATGATGATGGGGATGAAGAAGAATGTGATGTGTGTTGTGTAGATGAtgatgaaaaattcaaatttgatagaaattctttttcaaagttGCTTAGGAGGGTGACATTGGCTGAAGCTAGATTGTATGCTCAGATGTCTTATTTGGGAAGTTTGGCTTATGGAATACCCCAAATTAAG CCAGAAAATTTATTGAGGAATCACGGATTGCGTCTTGTTACGTCTTCATGTGAGAAAAGAGAGCAGGCGTTAAAAGCTGAGAAAGAGAAGGCAGAAGCTGAAGATCAggagaagaaagagaatgaaatCGCTCAAACTCAGGGAGAAGAAAGAAGCACTACAATTTCAGTAGAAGGGAATGGAAAGACCAGTGGGAACAGGATAAGTGCATCCACAGCTTACCATATAGCTGCCTCTGCCGCGTCTTATTTGCACTCTCATACAATGAGCATTCTTCCTTTTAAATCCTCCAAGACTATGCCAAATAAAGATTCCTCTGAAACAACCGTCGGATGTGATGACAATATAGATGCAATGAACAGGGAAGTTGCTTCTTTTATGGTAACCAGTGACTCAGTGACATCAGTAGTTGCTGCAAAGGAGGAAGTAAAGCAGGCTGTTGCAGACGACCTAAATTCAAATCATTCTTCACCCTGTGAGTGGTTCGTGTGTGATGATGATCAGAGCTTGACAAGATTCTTTGTAATTCAG GGATCAGAGTCACTAGCATCATGGAAAGCAAATCTATTGTTTGAACCTGTTAAATTTGAG GGTCTGGATGTGATGGTCCATCGGGGTATTTATGAAGCTGCAAAGGGCATGTACGCGCAGATGCTACCAGAAGTACGCTCACATCTTAAATCTCACGGTAGTCGTGCCAATTTCCGTTTTACTGGGCACTCTCTTGGTGGAAGTTTATCATTGCTCGTCAATCTCATGCTGTTCATAAGGGGAGAAGTTCCCCTGTCTTCCTTGCTTCCTGTTATAACTTTTGGTGCACCATCAATAATGTGTGGAGGAGACCGCCTCCTTCGCCGCCTTGGCTTGCCTCGAAGTCATGTGCAGGCAATCACAATGCACCGAGACATTGTACCCCGAGCCTTCTCTTGCAATTATCCCAATCACGTAGCAGAGTTTCTTAAAGCTATCAACGCAAACTTCCGCAATCATCAATGTCTGAATAACCAG AAGTTATTGTTTGCTCCAATGGGGGAGTTCTTAATCCTGCAGCCAGATGACAAGTTCTCTCCAAACCATGACCTACTACCTTCAGGTTCCGGTCTGTATTTACTGAACTGTCCTGTATCAGATTCAACAGAGGCAGAAAAACAACTTCAAGCCGCTCAGTCTGTATTTTTAAACTCACCCCATCCACTCGAGATCCTAAGTGATCGCTCTGCCTATGGTTCTGGAGGAACAGTACAAAGAGACCACGACATGACTTCATACCTAAAATCAGTTAGAAACGTAATTCGTCATGAGCTGAACAACATCAGAAAAGCTAAGAGGAAGCAAAGGCGCAGAGTTTGGTGGCCATTGGTTTCACCAAGTGGGGTTAATGCTGGTATTGTTGTTAGAAGGTACGTCGAATCAGGTAGTATGGGACATGGCCAGATGAACTTTGCTGGCATCTTACAAAGTGGGAAAGAGTCGTTGAAACGATTCAGTACACTAGTTGCATCACAGCACATGCACTTGCTTGTGGTGCTTTTGTTTCCTGCGCGATTGCTTATCGTTGGGACTTTTAGCATGTTCAATTTTCGTTGA
- the LOC107027622 gene encoding phospholipase A1 PLIP2, chloroplastic isoform X1 — protein sequence MDGLCLTGGGIQGMAGPIAIAGGAGGLDVRSTQFSTSAVGRSSMSVEKTSSCRNKSWGFSFRYPLRSFWSGGKGRYDAIAVDDAVLMEEKNEEKNENWVLKILHIRSLQKEKEVGEEKDGGVEDLGEKVEGEGGDDIEDDSEENIKHDDGDEEECDVCCVDDDEKFKFDRNSFSKLLRRVTLAEARLYAQMSYLGSLAYGIPQIKPENLLRNHGLRLVTSSCEKREQALKAEKEKAEAEDQEKKENEIAQTQGEERSTTISVEGNGKTSGNRISASTAYHIAASAASYLHSHTMSILPFKSSKTMPNKDSSETTVGCDDNIDAMNREVASFMVTSDSVTSVVAAKEEVKQAVADDLNSNHSSPCEWFVCDDDQSLTRFFVIQGSESLASWKANLLFEPVKFEGLDVMVHRGIYEAAKGMYAQMLPEVRSHLKSHGSRANFRFTGHSLGGSLSLLVNLMLFIRGEVPLSSLLPVITFGAPSIMCGGDRLLRRLGLPRSHVQAITMHRDIVPRAFSCNYPNHVAEFLKAINANFRNHQCLNNQQKLLFAPMGEFLILQPDDKFSPNHDLLPSGSGLYLLNCPVSDSTEAEKQLQAAQSVFLNSPHPLEILSDRSAYGSGGTVQRDHDMTSYLKSVRNVIRHELNNIRKAKRKQRRRVWWPLVSPSGVNAGIVVRRYVESGSMGHGQMNFAGILQSGKESLKRFSTLVASQHMHLLVVLLFPARLLIVGTFSMFNFR from the exons ATGGATGGTCTTTGTTTGACAGGAGGAGGGATACAGGGTATGGCGGGGCCTATAGCCATTGCCGGTGGTGCCGGAGGTTTAGATGTACGTTCGACCCAGTTTAGTACATCGGCGGTTGGACGTTCGTCGATGTCTGTGGAAAAGACATCTTCTTGTAGGAATAAGTCATGGGGTTTTTCGTTTAGGTACCCACTTAGATCTTTTTGGTCTGGAGGTAAAGGAAGGTATGATGCTATAGCGGTGGACGACGCTGTTTTGATGGAGGAGAAGAATGAGGAGAAAAATGAGAATTGGGTATTGAAGATTTTGCATATTAGGTCTTTGCAGAAGGAGAAGGAGGTAGGGGAGGAGAAGGATGGGGGTGTTGAGGATCTGGGGGAAAAGGTGGAGGGAGAAGGTGGTGATGACATTGAAGATGATAGTGAAGAGAATATCAAGCATGATGATGGGGATGAAGAAGAATGTGATGTGTGTTGTGTAGATGAtgatgaaaaattcaaatttgatagaaattctttttcaaagttGCTTAGGAGGGTGACATTGGCTGAAGCTAGATTGTATGCTCAGATGTCTTATTTGGGAAGTTTGGCTTATGGAATACCCCAAATTAAG CCAGAAAATTTATTGAGGAATCACGGATTGCGTCTTGTTACGTCTTCATGTGAGAAAAGAGAGCAGGCGTTAAAAGCTGAGAAAGAGAAGGCAGAAGCTGAAGATCAggagaagaaagagaatgaaatCGCTCAAACTCAGGGAGAAGAAAGAAGCACTACAATTTCAGTAGAAGGGAATGGAAAGACCAGTGGGAACAGGATAAGTGCATCCACAGCTTACCATATAGCTGCCTCTGCCGCGTCTTATTTGCACTCTCATACAATGAGCATTCTTCCTTTTAAATCCTCCAAGACTATGCCAAATAAAGATTCCTCTGAAACAACCGTCGGATGTGATGACAATATAGATGCAATGAACAGGGAAGTTGCTTCTTTTATGGTAACCAGTGACTCAGTGACATCAGTAGTTGCTGCAAAGGAGGAAGTAAAGCAGGCTGTTGCAGACGACCTAAATTCAAATCATTCTTCACCCTGTGAGTGGTTCGTGTGTGATGATGATCAGAGCTTGACAAGATTCTTTGTAATTCAG GGATCAGAGTCACTAGCATCATGGAAAGCAAATCTATTGTTTGAACCTGTTAAATTTGAG GGTCTGGATGTGATGGTCCATCGGGGTATTTATGAAGCTGCAAAGGGCATGTACGCGCAGATGCTACCAGAAGTACGCTCACATCTTAAATCTCACGGTAGTCGTGCCAATTTCCGTTTTACTGGGCACTCTCTTGGTGGAAGTTTATCATTGCTCGTCAATCTCATGCTGTTCATAAGGGGAGAAGTTCCCCTGTCTTCCTTGCTTCCTGTTATAACTTTTGGTGCACCATCAATAATGTGTGGAGGAGACCGCCTCCTTCGCCGCCTTGGCTTGCCTCGAAGTCATGTGCAGGCAATCACAATGCACCGAGACATTGTACCCCGAGCCTTCTCTTGCAATTATCCCAATCACGTAGCAGAGTTTCTTAAAGCTATCAACGCAAACTTCCGCAATCATCAATGTCTGAATAACCAG CAGAAGTTATTGTTTGCTCCAATGGGGGAGTTCTTAATCCTGCAGCCAGATGACAAGTTCTCTCCAAACCATGACCTACTACCTTCAGGTTCCGGTCTGTATTTACTGAACTGTCCTGTATCAGATTCAACAGAGGCAGAAAAACAACTTCAAGCCGCTCAGTCTGTATTTTTAAACTCACCCCATCCACTCGAGATCCTAAGTGATCGCTCTGCCTATGGTTCTGGAGGAACAGTACAAAGAGACCACGACATGACTTCATACCTAAAATCAGTTAGAAACGTAATTCGTCATGAGCTGAACAACATCAGAAAAGCTAAGAGGAAGCAAAGGCGCAGAGTTTGGTGGCCATTGGTTTCACCAAGTGGGGTTAATGCTGGTATTGTTGTTAGAAGGTACGTCGAATCAGGTAGTATGGGACATGGCCAGATGAACTTTGCTGGCATCTTACAAAGTGGGAAAGAGTCGTTGAAACGATTCAGTACACTAGTTGCATCACAGCACATGCACTTGCTTGTGGTGCTTTTGTTTCCTGCGCGATTGCTTATCGTTGGGACTTTTAGCATGTTCAATTTTCGTTGA
- the LOC107008185 gene encoding transmembrane protein 205 → MGWMTRFLSAVAFLAIGVLFSPETFGSKSDGQHPPKLATFLKLAHLLCFSTAFGAALWVTFIGGIIMFKNLPRHQFGNLQSKMFPAYFSMVGVCCAVSVGSFGYLHPWKTASASEKYQLGFILAAFAFNLSNLFVFTPMTIQMMKERHKIEREANIGEEVGWTKNQEVAKVNPKLSAMNKKFGMIHGLSSLANIFSFGCLAMHSWYLAGKLDL, encoded by the exons ATGGGTTGGATGACACGGTTCTTATCTGCTGTAGCTTTCTTGGCAATTGGAGTACTTTTTTCTCCAGAAACTTTTGGTTCAAAATCAGATGGTCAACATCCTCCAAAGCTCGCAACTTTTCTGAAATTAGCTCATCTCCTCTGCTTTTCCACTGCTTTTGGTGCTGCTCTATGGGTCACTTTCATCGGTGGTATCATCATGTTCAA GAATTTGCCAAGGCATCAGTTTGGGAATCTGCAAAGTAAAATGTTTCCTGCATACTTTTCCATGGTGGGGGTATGTTGTGCTGTGTCTGTGGGTTCTTTTGGGTACTTGCATCCATGGAAGACTGCCTCCGCTTCTGAGAAGTACCAACTTGGGTTCATTCTTGCTGCATTTGCTTTCAACCTCAGCAATCTCTTTGTCTTTACTCCTATGACCATTCAG ATGATGAAGGAAAGGCATAAGATAGAGAGGGAGGCGAACATCGGGGAGGAAGTTGGATGGACGAAGAACCAAGAAGTCGCAAAGGTTAATCCAAAGCTTTCAGCAATGAACAAGAAATTCGGGATGATTCATGGCCTATCTTCCCTTGCTAACATCTTCTCCTTCGGTTGCCTCGCTATGCATTCCTGGTACCTGGCTGGAAAATTGGACCTCTAA